The DNA window TGCCTAGCGTTTTCAGGAGGACTAGGCACTGTGTCTGGAAGAGGTGAAGACATGGCTGCAGTAGTTGTACCTTTAGTAGTAGGTTGATGAGATAAGGTAGTAGTGGAGAGACTAGGATTATACTCAGGGTTTGCACCAGGCATAGGCATAGACATGGCTGCAGTTTGCTTAGTGTACTTACTTGGACTAGGATAACAGTCTGGGTTTGCACCAGGTATAGGTATGGCTGCAGCTTGCTTAGTGTACTTACGAGGACTAGCCACTGTGTTTGGAAGAGGTGAAGACATGGCTGGACCAGTCCTAGTGATTGTTGGATGAGGCACTGCGCTTGTAGTTTGGGTGGTTTGGCTGCTGTTTGTAGTGTTGTGGCCTTGTAGTTGGCTGGTACTTGGAACAGGTGCAGGCTTAGGGTTGGCTTTGGAAGTGGACTTAGGAGGCAATGGATGTCTTATCCTTGGTGGTGGACGGCCACCAGGCGAAGGCATGTTTACACTTTGCCTAGTAACTCTGGTAGGCGTGCGCGGGGGCTTCTGGTTGGTAGCCGCCATTGTTGCCACCTTTTGCTTCTTTGGGCGAGTTCCTGGTACCATTGGATTTTCCTAACAAGAGAAAATGCATCTTATTAATTATGAAATAAGTGTCAAGTATATCAATGAACTACACTGAAGTATATGTTTGAAATGGATAGACCATGAACTTGTTAGTTTACTAGTAATGCATCTCACCTCCTCAAAATCATCAGaatcatcactgtcagtttggTTATCAATATCAGATGATGGATCATAATCATGGTCAGAATCACGATTGTCAGATACTAGTTCCTTCCCTTTGAGCTTGGCCTGTTTTGGCAGACCATCTATAACCTCTTTTGCTAAGATTGAAATACCCATTGATTTAAAAACATCCTGAATATGCTTAACATGCTTTTCCCTGTCCTTCTCATACTGGGTGTTGGTCATTTTCTTCTATTACTTATTACATGCAAACACATAGAATGTGCAGAAACTGGATGTCAGTTTCTGAaaaaaaagttaaagaaaaaacTAACACATTAGTAGTAAAATCGTACAAAAATAAAGGCTAAATCTAGCAGGTAGTTAAAAGGTGATTTCATAGTATGAGCTTATGTTACTAAATTGTACTTCACTGCAATGAAATGAAGAGAAAATACCTAAATTTTTTTCTAGCAGTGGCAAGGCATCAGTTGGGTTACGCAGACAACAAACAGAGCATGAATGAATGAATTAGTACATGTATATCTACTAAATCATATGCCATGAGCACAAAGCAGTAAATACCCAGTGAACTTGCACTTCATATGCCATGAGCACTTGCTATTTTGTCAACTCTACTTAATATTCCTCACAAGACAAAGGACACAGTCGCTGCTAGACTAGATTTGGAAGACAGAGGTATAAGAAAGGAGCTTCATTTGGTGGGAGACTCCTCAAAGCCCAAAGCGTGTTACGTTCTAACACCGGAGGAAAAGAAAAAGTTCTTGGAGTTTGTGAGCAATGTTAAATTTCCAGACGGCTATGCCTCTAACATATCAAGATGTGTCAATCTGGAGGGAGGAACAATGTTTGGACTAAAAACACATGACTGTCATATACTGCTTCAGCGTATTTTACCAGCTGCCCTTCGTGGTTTGGTGCGCAAAGATGTATATGAAGTAATAGCTGAATTAGGAAGGTTTTTCAGACAACTTTGCTCAAAAACTTTAAAGGTAGATGCACTACACCAGATGAAGGAAGATATTGTCATTATCCTTTGCAAGTTGGAGAAAATTTATCCTCCTGCATTCTTCGATGTTATGGTTCACCTAGCAGTACACTTACCAGATGAGGCACTCCTTAGGGGACCGGTTCAATATGGGTGGATGTATCCCATTGAGAGAAGATTGGGTACCTTTAAGCGTTTCATCCGAAACAAAGCAAGACCAGAAGGAtgtattgcagaggcatacactgCCTATGAGTGTATGACCCAGTGCTCAACATATTTCAGTGACATTATTAATAGGTTCACTAGGCCAGAGAGAAACTTAGATGGAGAACATAACATGTCACTGAATGGTTACTCTATTTTTTCACATGGTGTTAACCTGCTGGGTGCTTCAAATTTACATTACGAAGAAAAAGACTATGACTCAATGGTTTGGTTTGTTTTAAATAATTGTGACGaggttgatgaatacaaagagtgAGTAATTGCTATAATGTCATTGCATATAACCTTATTCAATAATTAATGGTGTCACAAAAACTTATTAAGTTATTCCTTTATTGCAGCTTGTACAGGGAAGAATTAGAACACCAACAAGTCAATGATATTGAAAAAGTGATGTCAAAACAATTCGCTGCATGGTTCGAGAAACATGTGCGTGCAACTAAAGAACCTTTGACTGAAAGATTCAtgattgaatatattttcaatgTAACTAATTCTCTTTTTTTTGCAACCTGTAGATCACCAGATTGAAATGCCAAGGCACAACTCACATTGATGAAGACCTATACTCACTTGCATGTCGGCCGATCAACCGTGTGCGTTCATACACAGCATGTGTAATCAATGGGGTAAGGTACCACACTAAGGCTCGTGAGGAACATAGGAAGACACAAAACTCCACCATAAAAACTGGAGGTACTCACACAGATGGCACAATTGACTTCTATGGCACAATCACAGACATTATTGAGTTGACTTATGCTAAGAACAGCAAAGGAAATAGGACTGTTATCTTATTGCGGTGTGAATGGTACAATCTTGAGGGAAGGGCAtacaagatgaaagatgatggttaTTTCAAGAGTATTAACATCCAAGGCCGATGGTATAAGAATGACCCTTTCATTCTAGCCACAGAAGCTGAACAAGTATTTTTCTTGGAAGATACAAAGTTAGGTCCATCCTGGAGAGTGGTACAAGATTTTGGCCACCGACATATTTTTAATGTTGAAGAGTCCAACACAAACCAACCAATCCATGAACAAGTCCAGATGAGATGTCAGGAGGCATACCAAGAGGAGAATACTTCTTCCAGAGATGGTATAGTTGGGGACATTTATCCTGAATTGGATTTGCTGCACATGGATCAACCAGGCAGCCCTGTCAGTAGAGACCTTGTCGAGAGCATCCGTCGACAGGAACATATACTTCACGGTGAGGAAACATACGACGAAGATGAAGATGACGAAGATGAAACCTTCCTTGAGTACCATAGTCCAGATGAAGGAAATATGTCTGATGAAGACATTGATGATGACTAAACTTTGCATTTTTGAACATTTTTGTGAACCATCTACTTGTATTTGTGATTTTGTTGTAACTTGGAACAATGAATTTCTTTAAGTGCCTTATTCTGGTGTAAGACATTATATTTCATTCATGGTGCAAGTTACTCAGGCTATAATGCTTCTCATAATTCATGGACATGATATATGTATACACTGCTGCCTAGAAAACATGCTGCAAGTTTTTATGACCACAAGAGAATGTCTTGCAAAGTAAAGCATTTGTCATAGTATATACATGCTGCCAACATTTCATCCCACACAGGTGATATATTCATGCACACAACTTTGTGACCACAGAACCATGTCAGGGAAAGTACAAAATTTGTCATAATATGTATATGATGGAACTTACATACAGGCTACAACATGTTCTTCAACACTACAGCATGCACTACATGTCGCCTACTTCAACACAAAAGCTACAACGAAGAAGATGGCCAATACTAGGAATACTGTTACATTTAGACATCCACACACTAGACAAATGCAGCTTCCCATGCCTTCACTGTTCTTGACAACAATTTCCTTCAAATTGTTCAGATTGTGCTCCAAGCTCTCAATTTTTCCCATGAGCTCTGGAACTTCTCCCGTCGAAACTGCTGCAATGGTCGAGGTAGCTGGCGGTAGATATCCATTATCACGAAGGAAGACCACATATTCTTCCTCGAACCAATACCGACTACATGTTGCCTGCATCCAAAATTCAAGCGCATCATCACATCCCTGCAATCTGGGCACTTGAAATTTGGGTATGCAAATTCAACCAATTCACTAACATTTGTATAGGTCTTCCTGGGGCACTTGAAATATCTCTTTCCAATGTTATTGGAGTAGATGGTAGTCGCAGCAAACACCCTCACATCCCTGCAATCCGGGCACATTATCAACGGCAACCCAGTCACATCATCGATCGGCGCCTCCAGATCGACACCAGTAGGCACCGTGCCTGCAGCAACAACAGCTAGAGGTCTGGGTTGCATGGCATCCCTTGATGCGCTTGGCCGCCGAGTACGAACAGTAGACGATGAGGCCTCTGACATTATACCTGATTGATGCAGATGCAGCTGATTAGCCATTTCACATCGCATTGACCAATAGCTATTGAACACTACAAAGAAGAACGGGGAGGGGATCAGGGAGCCACTGTCGACCAAATGGAGGGGGTGGGTCGGGGATTGACGGTGCCACTACCCACCATGTGCCACCGAGTACCAACCTGATGCAGTCACGACGTTGACCGGGGATCCGCACTCACCGGCTTGCCTCACTGCGGATCTCGCGCTCCCTCCGCCAACTGCGCCGCACCGTCAGCTGGGGAAAGGGGAGCCTGCACCGCCCTGCAGCCGTGCTGCGCCCACACGCCACCACGCGCCCACCGCTCACCCAGAGGACACCCACCGCTCGCCACCTGCCGCTCGCCGCTGTCCGCCTGCCGTTCGCCGCCGTCTTCGGTCTGGTCGGGCACGGATGGGGAATGGGGAAAATGGAATGGTCAACCGAGCGGACAGGGTCCACCTGCCATGGAGTATACGGACGTTGGGGCAAGTTTATTTTTTGTAATGACATAAGGTGACGCACCCAAACAGTCACATAAAGAAAATAGATCGCGTCACAAAATGAAGTCGTCAGACTAGCTCCAGGCGCCTAACTAACTGTGACGAAACTTTGTGCCTATTGTGACATAAAAAGTTCTGTCGTCACAAATGTTTCCTCGGCTCATGAGTTTATGACGACACAAAAAACTGCGTCACAATATGTCAACATTATAAGACGAAACTAGGACCCGTCATGAGGAGTTTTGTCATAAAAAACAAGATTTCTTgtagtgtgtggagctgaggaaacataccaagggtgttgatacaccattttagtgatctccacttgtatagtgcttagtgttttaataaggtgattagtgtaggtgctttgcgaagtgcttaggttgattagaccaccgcttatgcgcttgctctaggtttaggcctagtgtttagtgaggtttgcatacctcttaccactcggtgcttgtgcgcaccattgttgtacattggaggggcttgtagtcttgcgagatcacaccaaccgcgttagtggtgtggccgccaccgtgtaccgaagggaacaagggcCGCGgcattttggccgaaagcttgatagtgaagacggcggggagcatccgggagaggcttgtcgaaaggcacatcggagacccacttgcgcgtggggaaggctcgaggctatccacggagttactcgaccaggagcttggcccttgcaagggattccttgcgaggggcttcaacgaggactagggggaagctcgcgtgcttctcgataccttagtaaaaataccgaagttgtcgatgggagtttgcatatctctaccttgctctttagtttccacatttacattgattgcattactcctttttgcggtagagatagcaacacactagcaaaaccgtagttgcacatttagacagtttatcttttgcataggttttgctaagatcataaaaagaggccatagtttagagttagttttttaagttgcctaattcacccccctcttaggcgtcatggtcccatTCAACACTCTTGCCTGGAAACCAAACATTCACCCCCACACGAAATTCTTCACCCCTCACATTAACTTCTTAATGGGTGGGGCCACATAATACCGGCAAGGATACCAAGCAACGTCCTGATTTGCTTGACTATTTGCAACTTTGAGTGGAGTGTTATTTCTCATTAGCCGGGCCCGGGGCTCTAGAGCCCATGCACAACTTATTGTGATGGCTTTCTTTTTAAGAGATTTCATTTTCATATTGCCGGGTTCATAAATTCAGGGTcccaatggacctgcttccctaCAAAACTTGGCCCAGCAGACAGTGCAGCGATAGCACGCACCTAGGCTAGCCTAGATATACAATGACAGGCCAAGAACATGATCCGGTCCCCGAACGGCACCTCCGGCCAGGAGATCTGGTCGAAGCCCTGACCAAAAGGCTTGgccgtgtgaaaggtccttgtttggttttggtaattgagtgacaacctaggtggactaattatgtttatgtgagatacacaggtgattaatccacaggtacatgtgtgtgagcaacatatgccatgagggtgaaaatggcttggagatgttgcaaagctcacacatgtgatgatgaaggagctcattacacatgagacatgacattgagtcatgtgatcaaggtagagaagatcaagacaagacttggcttgatggaccggttgcaagcgtgaagggcaagttgaaggctttggagcgatggaccgcgtggcggtgaagcttaagcaagacttggcgccgatggacgaagacaacggtgaaaagcaagtgaagtcaagatcgatgaaccaatatgatcacgtgatgatatgaagtggatcatatcattgttgatcgtgttggtgcatgtgttgcatcgacattgaaggagatggaatggaatgcgcaaggcaaaggtataacctagggcatttcatttcaccggtcataggtgtgtagaggagtttatgaccgagtttaggatagatgaccgtactatcaagaggggcaaacttgtttgcatattggtcatctagtgtcactcgagtgatctaactttgcatcgtcgctaggatcgagtggcatgacaagttgagtggctaaaatcctttaaaaaatgattgtgaaaatgctaacacacatacacatgatggtgtacacttggtggtgttggcacatttgcaaaggagaagaagttggtgatgaaaacgagtgagtcacgc is part of the Miscanthus floridulus cultivar M001 chromosome 9, ASM1932011v1, whole genome shotgun sequence genome and encodes:
- the LOC136482362 gene encoding uncharacterized protein isoform X2, giving the protein MSEASSSTVRTRRPSASRDAMQPRPLAVVAAGTVPTGVDLEAPIDDVTGLPLIMCPDCRDVRVFAATTIYSNNIGKRYFKCPRKTYTNATCSRYWFEEEYVVFLRDNGYLPPATSTIAAVSTGEVPELMGKIESLEHNLNNLKEIVVKNSEGMGSCICLVCGCLNVTVFLVLAIFFVVAFVLK
- the LOC136482362 gene encoding uncharacterized protein isoform X1 yields the protein MRCEMANQLHLHQSGIMSEASSSTVRTRRPSASRDAMQPRPLAVVAAGTVPTGVDLEAPIDDVTGLPLIMCPDCRDVRVFAATTIYSNNIGKRYFKCPRKTYTNATCSRYWFEEEYVVFLRDNGYLPPATSTIAAVSTGEVPELMGKIESLEHNLNNLKEIVVKNSEGMGSCICLVCGCLNVTVFLVLAIFFVVAFVLK
- the LOC136480269 gene encoding uncharacterized protein gives rise to the protein MVWFVLNNCDEVDEYKDLYREELEHQQVNDIEKVMSKQFAAWFEKHITRLKCQGTTHIDEDLYSLACRPINRVRSYTACVINGVRYHTKAREEHRKTQNSTIKTGGTHTDGTIDFYGTITDIIELTYAKNSKGNRTVILLRCEWYNLEGRAYKMKDDGYFKSINIQGRWYKNDPFILATEAEQVFFLEDTKLGPSWRVVQDFGHRHIFNVEESNTNQPIHEQVQMRCQEAYQEENTSSRDGIVGDIYPELDLLHMDQPGSPVSRDLVESIRRQEHILHGEETYDEDEDDEDETFLEYHSPDEGNMSDEDIDDD